DNA from Strix aluco isolate bStrAlu1 chromosome 26, bStrAlu1.hap1, whole genome shotgun sequence:
GAGCAGGACTAAGAGCGAGCTGGCGGGGACGGCGGCCTCGGGGACGGAGGGCAGGAGCGCCGCGGAGCCGTCGGCTCAGAGCCTCCCTGCACAAGGTACGTGGGACAGGGGACGATGCcgctgtgggtgctggggctcCGGAGCTATACGTTCCTGAGCTATAGGTGCCCAGCGCAGCGTGTGGGCCgtggtggggatggggtgggagagcCCGGCCATGGGACAGGGCTGTGGGAAGTTGGGGCGCAGGGTGGCTGATGggctcttccctcctgccttgcAGATGGACGGGGAGAGACAGCCTGAAGGACGAAGCTGCAGGATTGGTGCCCCCACAGACAGGAATCCAAATCTCTCAGGGACCTGGGCAGGTCAATGGACGAGTGTGGAACTGGCAACTAACTTAATACAGGAAGCAAACAGCCTTAGCCTCCACGGCCTTGATGATATTTATGCAAAAATGGTGTTGGTTTCACTTTCCTAAGTACTacagctttattttgcttttttttttttttttttttttttttaaaaaaaactggaCTCGAGGTCTGTGCCCAGAGCCAGCACCTCCTCCCTGCCGGGCTGCCGCTTGGTTTGGGCACGCGGAGCAGAGCAGCCCCGCCGAGAGGAGCGCGGGAACCGAAGAGGCTGGAGCTGGAGCCGCTCTGCTCCCGGCCAGTCGGGCCCGCGGGGAATCGAAGCACTTTGGACAAAGGAAGGGGAAGGCTTCAGCCATGGCAGCACCCCGGGGGACACGGGCAGGAGCCACAGGATGGGACAGAGGCGCTGGTTGGGAGGGACCAGGGCCTCGGCCCTTGAGGGAAAGGCAGGACGGGGGCTCTGGGCCAGCACCGACCTTTGCCCACGGCAGCGCGAGCTCTGGGTACTTGCCCGCTGCCCGGCCCAGCTAGCCCACAGCCGCGCTGGCCGCAGGGGGAACCTGGCTGCCCCGTGAGCTGGTCTTCAGGCGCTGGGCTCTGGGGTAGAGCCTCGATTTCTATTTCTGTAAACTCGGGTCacattttgatttctttgattgttaaaaaaaaaaaaaacaaaacaccaaaccaaaacaaaaaacccccaaccaaaccaaaccaaaagcaacCAACCCTCTGCCACTGAGTAGCTGCTCAGAGCTCTGTACCTGGCTGGTAAAAATGATGACCGAAGTTTGCTGGCTCCTGTGCTTCCTGGCTTGTAGCCACGGCTTTGCCCCAGGTGGCATCAGCCCTGCCTGGCGGTGGCGAGCTGTGGGGCAGACGCAGACCCCCAGCGGGCTGGGGCCTGGCCCCCGCTGCCCgcagggggtggggagagggctcGGGCAGCCctgaaacactggagcagagctggctgcGCCCCCCCCGCAGAGACAGGCACAGCCCCCTGCACTCAGCTCGATATTTTATTGGGGTTTACGACAGACAGATGGTTCCCAAGTCAGTGTTTAAGGCCCACGGGTGGCTCCTGGCCCAAGAGCAGCACCGGcagcggccgcagccccggggcaggggggctgAGTGTGGAACAGGGAGGGGGGCCCGGGCAGAGCAGGGGACAGGGGGGGGTCTGCCcggctgccaggcagctgcccCCAGCTCCATGAGCAGCAACACAGGTTTGAGCAAGCAGCCTTCCCTTTCTGCCCCCGCCGCAGCGCCCGCAGGTGCCATCCCAGTGGGGAGCAGCAGCGTCCAGTCCGTGGCCCAACTGGGAGCGAGCCGATGGCCCCAGCGTAGTTCCCTTCGGTGCGGTGCCACCACCAGTCCTCAGAGCTGGCCCACAGGCTGCAAATTCAGTCCCAGAGCCCCTGCAGGGCTGCGCCCCTGGCCTGGGGCActggggaggaggtggcagggACCGGGGCGGAGAGCCTGGCTGAGGGTGGTGGGGGCCAGGCGGGAGGCACGAGCAGCGGCTCTGGCACTTGTTAGCTGATGCTCCCACCCTTGAGGCTTTTACAGGAGACTCGCCCCAGCTTGGTCAGGAAGTTTCTCTGTTTCCACTGGGCAACACAGTCCTCAGAGACGCGGAAGTcagcctggggagcagagcagggcaggcagggtcAGGCCTGGGCTGCTAGCGGGgaggtttcacagaatcatctcggttggaaaagcccttgaagctcctccagcccaaccatgaacctcaccctgaccgttcccaactccaccagatccctcagcgctgggtcagcccgactcttcaacccctccagggatggggactccccccctgccctgggcagcccattccaacgcccaacaaccccttctgcaaagaaatccttcctaagagccagtctgaccctgccctggcgcagcttgaggccattccctcttggcctggcgctggttccttggctcaagagactcatcccccctctctgcaccctcctttcagggagttgtagagggccatgaggtctcccctcagcctcctcttctccagactaaacccccccagttccctcagccgttccccatcagacctgtgctccagaccctgcaccagctccgttgcccttctctggacacgctcgagtcattcaatggcctttttggagtgaggggcccaaaactgaacccactcatcgaggggcggcctcaccagtgccgagcacaggggtcagatcccttccctgtccctgctggccacgctagtgctgatacaagccaggatgccattggccttcttggccacctgggcacactgctggctcctgttcagctggctggcaacCAACctcctcaggtccctctctgactggcagctttccagccactcctccacgTTTGTCCCCTCCATGGCTTTTCTGACCGTGGCAAACACAGGAACTGAGCAGCAAACAGCTAATTTGGGGTCACCCAGAAGTGGGGACCTCCATGGCCCTAAGCACTGCCCCACTCGATGCCTGGAACCCCAGCTACTCTGAGCTGTGGCCCAGCCCCCTGGCGTAATCCCTCACCTGCAGCTTCTCAAAGACCTTCTTCTTCGGCTTGAGCTCATCGTCGGGCTCACCGCCCTCGTAGCCCTCCACGTAGACGCGCTCCCCGGCGCAACACCCAGCCGGCGGGTCCAGGGGCTCCACCTGCCGTGGCTCCCCGAGGCTGCAGCGGGGTGTGGAGGAAGCAGAGTCACCCCAAGGCGGTACCCACACACCCCTCAGCACCACCAAGCTCTGGGGTAGGAGAGAGGGGGTCCAGATTGTACCCCCAGGGCAGGTACGGTCCCAATATCCCCCTCCCTCACCTGGAGGCACACAGCACCATGCCCTGCGACTCCACACCCCTCATCTTCTGGGGCTTGAGATTGCAAAGCAGCACCACCAGCCTGTCCTGCAGCTGCTCCTTGGGGACGAACTGCACCAGGCCACTGACCACGGTGCGGGGCTCAGGCTCGCCCACGTCGATCTTCTCCACGTACAGGCTGTCAGCATCCGGGTGCTGCCAAGCAGAGGAAGGTGAGGAGCAGTGAAGGGGACTGGGGTGGCAGAGTAGAAGGGGGCAGAACCCCCCCCTCACATGCACTGAGTGCCTGTGTCCCCACAGGGGAAGGTTGCTCCCCTCTCCCCGTTGCGCTCGTACCTTTTCCACACTGATCACTTTGCCAACGCGGATGTCCAGCCGGGATGGGACCACGGTCTCCGGCTCTGAGTTCTTGGTGCCCTTCTCTGCAGGCTCTGCGGTGAAAAGGGAACAGTTGCACCACTCAGCGTGAACCCAGGGAGCTGGCCAAGCCCTGGGGAGCTCACAGTGAACCCCAAATGCTGGCCCTGGGGCCTTCTGAATTCCCTGCTTGTCTCTACACCAGAAAGCACAGTCCCTCCTCCGCTCTGCTGGCCTCTCAGGCACCAGCAAAGTGTAGTGGCATCCATCTTCTCCAGGGCAGGCAAACAGCCCTGGCGTCGGCCTTTCCTCACCCTTCACAATGCTTCCCATGGCTGCTCCCAAGAGTTTCAGAACTTCTCTCTAACCTCAGTCCCTGGAGGGATtctctcccacccagccccacttCCCCAAGCTCCCAGCACCTCCTTACTGGCTTTGGACGGGCTGGGATACGCTGCATTGGTCAGCTTCTTCAGTTCCGGGCTGTTGAATTTCTCTCTGATGGGGTCAAGCAGTTTGTTCAAGGCCACTTCCACCGAGTTCTTCAGGTCTCCAGGATGCACGACCTGTATCACGACAAACAGACGGATTCCTGCCTCCAGGCCAGAGAGGTAGGAAGTGGAGACGAAGCAGGGCAGGGAGATGAACCCCAACCCTCCGATTCCCCCTCAGACAACAGACCCCTCTTCTGGACACTGTTACTTGCAGCCTCAGCTGGGAACAGCTGAAAACAGTTAAACTGCTGCTCTGTTCCAGGACGTGGCTGACGTGGTCCTGTCCTGCACCAGGACAGCTGGTGCCCCACATCCTTCACCCATCCTCTCACCTTTGGGCTCTCCTGACAGGGAGCACCCTGCCACCCTACAGCCACTGGGCCACGCTCTGCTCCACACCTCATCCCAGAGCGGAtttccatctcctgctgctgctcagagtcCTCCCCCAGTGCTCTCAGGAGCCTCAGCGACAGGGTTCAGTCCTCCCGGCACTCACCTGCTCAGCAAAGTCCTTCTCCAGGGCCTCATAGGCTGTGTAGGTTTTGTTTCCTCCCCACTTTTCTTCTCGCAGAACCACAAACTCTGCGACACACCGATTTTAAGGCTCAAATTAACTCAAGCAAAGACACACCCGCTGCTCAGCAATATAAACCACCCACCCCACTTTGCCCAAGAGCTGAGGGGGACcacagcaggggctggggagggggcactCAGGGGCAGCCTGCTTCACGGGACACCCACTCCCATCCCCTCCTCTTATCCACAGGAAAAATGAGACCCAGCGCCCGAGTGTGGTGAGCCCCTCACCTGACTTGAGGGGAAAGAGGACGTGCTTGATGAAGGAGAGAACACCGTTGTTCTCCACGTTCCCTGGCTCGCAGAAAGCTTTCTTCAACTTCTTCTTCACATCCTCCTTGCGGTCCAGAAGATCAATCTTTGAGTCCTGCAGGAAGAGATTTCTGCAACCCTTTACCCAACCTCTTGCCCAAAAGATACAACTCCTGCTGGAGTTGCTGCAACTTCTTCTTAGACCCCAGTGTGAGCAGAGAGAGAAGTCACCTTCTCTTGGGGTGCAGCCTCTCTGCCCCCAGCCATTAAGCCATCCCCCTGCAGAGCCCCTGACCACAGCCACCGTTCAAGGACCAACCTCTTCTGACGAGCTCATTTTGCTGCCTGTCAGGCCAGGAACCATGGGGTTCATCAAATGGACGCGCTTGGCATAGCCCAGGGAAGGAAGGTACTAGGAAAAAGTAAGGAGGCAAGTCGTGGACAATCTTCTTCTGAAGATCAGCTTTAACTCACAATCCCTGTTTGCTCCTGGCTCCAGATTAACTTGGGGACCCAGGATAACAGGACTCAGAAAGCTATTGTGAGTTCACAAGGCATGGAGAGGCACAGCCAGGGATGCCCAGCAGCACACCAGGGCCCTGCAGACCATGAGAGCTGCAGCGAAGAGCACTGCGGTGCCAACCAAAATCCCAGACACGCTTCTCCCAATGGATTAGTGAGTGTTTgagccctgccctgggcaccaGCATCGCAGAAGGCTCAGAAATCCCCCCCATTCCTGACCTTCTCTGCAAAGGTGAATATCTTCCTCTGATCGACTCCTCCAAACTGTGCGTCGACCTTGAGGTACTCCTCATCCAGGGCCTGCGGAGAGACACACACAGCCTTGAGGCTGGACACAAGACTCCaccctccagctgtgctcagcCTTCAGAGGTCCTGCCTGTCCCCCAGGACGTGCCCAGTCTCTGCCAGGCACTCCCGCCCTGGGAAGGATGGGAGCTCTCTGGACCGCCTGCTGTCCTGCAGCTGGCCAAAGTCGCTGTAAAAGCAGGTCTGTGCTTGTGTTATGCTTTGTGCTGCTGCCAGGTGTAATATTGAGGTGGAGTAGAACGACCTTGGCATTCAGCCTCAAGTGTTCCTGCGGTCCTGGCTttgcccagcacctccctggcCAAGAAGCTCTGATGACCTGCCTCGCCACGCACCTGCAGGCCGGGGTAGAGCAAACCGCTCAGCAACGGGTGCTCCACCTGCTTCAccacctctgctcctgccttctTCGCGTCGTGCTGTGTCACCAC
Protein-coding regions in this window:
- the YARS1 gene encoding tyrosine--tRNA ligase, cytoplasmic, with product MQPGGAAAMEPAPGPQEKYHLITRNLQEVLGEDKLMAILKERELKIYWGTATTGKPHVAYFVPMSKIADFLKAGCEVTILFADLHAYLDNMKAPWELLELRTRYYENVIKAMLESIGVPLEKLKFVRGTDYQLSKEYTLDVYRLSSVVTQHDAKKAGAEVVKQVEHPLLSGLLYPGLQALDEEYLKVDAQFGGVDQRKIFTFAEKYLPSLGYAKRVHLMNPMVPGLTGSKMSSSEEDSKIDLLDRKEDVKKKLKKAFCEPGNVENNGVLSFIKHVLFPLKSEFVVLREEKWGGNKTYTAYEALEKDFAEQVVHPGDLKNSVEVALNKLLDPIREKFNSPELKKLTNAAYPSPSKAKPAEKGTKNSEPETVVPSRLDIRVGKVISVEKHPDADSLYVEKIDVGEPEPRTVVSGLVQFVPKEQLQDRLVVLLCNLKPQKMRGVESQGMVLCASSLGEPRQVEPLDPPAGCCAGERVYVEGYEGGEPDDELKPKKKVFEKLQADFRVSEDCVAQWKQRNFLTKLGRVSCKSLKGGSIS